One Candidatus Latescibacter sp. genomic window, ACTTGACAATAAAGGAGATAAGTAGTATATTATGGCAGTGTTTTGGAGGTCGAAATGCACGCATTTCGAATCATACCCCTGATAAACCTTGCATTTTTTAGTAAAGGAAGAGGCAATGTATCGAGGGAAAGATCGACTGACGCTGCCATTATTTACCGAGTTGTTACCCTTTGGTGGAAAGCTTGATCCTGAGAATCGGTGGTTGAAGATAGGGAAATTACTTCCGTGGGGAGAGATTGAATCCCGGTACATGGGGTATTTTTCAGAGATCGGGCGGCCATCGTTGGATTGCAGGTTGGTGATTGGCGTGTTGTTTTTGAAACACATGACAGGTTTCAGTGATGAAGAGATCATAAAGTTAGTGAATGAGAATACATGCAGGCGTTCTGTGGGTTGGATTATTTTGCGACCGAGCCTTTGATGGATTCGAGCAGTTTGAGTAAGGTTCGCAAGCGGTTGGGTGCGAAGTATTTTGCCGAGTTGGAGCGTGATACCTACCAGGTATTGATTGAGCGAAAGATTATCAGGGGCAAGGGGATGCTTCTGGATGCAACTGTTTTTCCGGAGTATGTAAGGTATCCGACGGACACCGGTTTGCTGAATGAGGCGCGGGAGTGGACGGTGAAGCAGATTAAACGGTTGGGGAATGCGCTTGGAGAAAAAGTGAGAACTTACTGCCGCAAGGCGCGGCAAGACTACCTGAATTTCAGCAAGAAGAAGTCAAGGAGCCGGAAGCTGATCCAAAAGACCAAGAAATCCTTAGTGCAGTATCTCAGACGGAACGTCAACCAAATGAAGTCATTGGTGGAAAAAGCCAGGCGCCAGGGTATCAAGATTGAGAATAAGGTGCTTGACCGTCTGGAGGTGGTTTGCACGGTTCTTGACCAGCAATTCGAGATGTACCGTTGCAAGACAAGCAGAATTCATGACCGGATTGTGAGCCTTCACCGTCCCTGGACCCGTCCTATTGTCAGGGGCAAAACAGGCGACAAGAAGGTTGAATTCGGCCCCAAGGCATCACTTTCCTATGTCGATGGGTTTGTGTTTTTGGATCATATTTCATCTGATAATTTTGCGGAAGCTGACCGTGTCGATGCCCAGATCGAACACTACGAGGGGTTATTCGGACACAAACCACCCTATGTGACGGCGGACAAGATTTACGGAAATCGTGGAAACAGGGAATTGCTCAAAGAACATGAAATAAGAGATGCGTTTGAACCACTGGGCCGAAAAGCTCGGAACCAGAATCCATCTAACCGGTGGCGCAAGCAAAAACAACGCGAACGCAACCGGATCGAAGGCAGTTTCGGTCACGCAAAAAACCACTTCGATCTTGATACCATTAAATCATCGAGGGCGGCCCCGAAATCTGGGTCCGCCTGGGACTGTTGGGAATGAACCTGCAAACCGCCATGAAAAGGGTCTGATACGGTTAGTATATAGTACATTACAAATATAGACTCGTCGGATTCCGAGCCCGCTTCACCTTTATCTTTGACGTGTAATGCCAAATACCTTTTTTCAGCAGACCCTAATTAGGAGAGGGCAATAACAAGGCGCATAATGAGTTATCCCCTCTCCTGACTAGGAGAGGGGGATAGGGGGTGAGGTTTAAAAACACCAGAAAATTAATATAACAATTACTTTTTACCGCATCATTATATAAAGGGGTATACATCAGAGGGGGGTACAATTACAAAATATATATTAATGAATCGATATTGTGAAAAAAATCGGGTTTTAATTGATGCTGTTTTCTTAAAGCTGAACCCTTCCACCCCACAATAATTCAGACAATGGAACGTTTTCCGATGAATCTACATCTTTTTTTATTTTTACTAATTCATCAACGTTATTGAGGAAAATATCGACAATCTGGGGATCAAAATGCTTCCCTCGATCATTGATGATAATATCGCACGCAACTTCGACGGGATATGGATCCTTATAGGGACGTTTCGAAATTAGAGCATCGAAGCAGTCGGCCAGGCAAACAATCCTTCCTGCCAGTTCAACTTTCTCGCCGGCAAGGCCGTAGATGTATCCCATTCCGTTCCATTTCTCATGGTGAGAAAGCGCAATTTTCTGAGCCATTTGGATAACTTCTGCATCCGAATTAGCCAGTATATTGGAACCAATCATTGTATGGGTTTTGATAACCTCGAATTCCTTTCCGGTCAATTTTCCCATTTTCATGAGAATATTGTCCGGAATGCCGATTTTTCCCACATCATGCATTGGGGCAGCAATTTGATAGACTGAACTTCAGAAGATGACAAACCGAGTTTTTCTGCAATGAGAGCACAGTAACGTCCCATTCTCACAAGATGGTCGCCGGTATCCTTATCCTTATATTCCGCTGCAACCACGAGACGGTATATTGTATCCCTGTAAGCCGCCTGTAATTTTTTATTACAAAGAGAAAGATCTTTTGCATAGATCATCAATCTAACGGACTGTTCCTTTACTTCCCTATTGGCATCATTACATTTCATGAGAACGGAATTGAAGTTTTCAGCAATATCATTCATTTCCTTATCAGCATTAATATGAATGGGTTCCCTTTTTTTCCCAGATGCAACTCTCCATGTTTCATCTGCAAGTTCAGCAAGTTTTTCGATAGAACTTCTCAAGAGAGCCAGGCCTGCTAAAAAACAAGACAATATTAATGCAATAAAGAGAATAGTGGTATCTGGCAGATTTATTATTTTATCGTAAAAAAGATAGAAAATCAGGAGAACGGGGATTGCCACCAAAAGGGCTAAAATAACCCACATTTTACCATAAAAACTATTGTAATCACGATAAATTGATTTCACTATAAATACCTGTTCAAATGATTATGGGCGCTGTGATCTATTTTTAATTTATTTTTGGGCATTTCAAAGGCTACTGGGAATAAAAGTGCTTTTTATTTTAGTATATATTCTTGCAATTTTTGCAAATATATATTCAGATTTCAATATTATCAGTGATACATATCACAAAAGTAAAAAAAAAAATTCAAATAAATGGATAAATTTATACACTTTTCCAAAAAAACAATCCCAACTTTTTTTGGGAACAGCATTATTATGTCTTTTTTTTACATGTTTATATTGGAAGAAGCTTTGTTTTTTTTTACATTATAAATCCATCATTTTGAAAAACTTGAAAAAACCACCACCAAAAGTTATGTGATGAAACCATTTTTCTTTTCAATATTCTTTCATTTTTTTCTTGTTTTTTCTGCCCATGCTCTCGATCTGGAAAGCGCCAGCGCGCCGTTCTCAGGAATCGAGCTTTCCACACTGAAACAACGCAGCTACCCGATCGCTTCACCATTGCAGGGCGGGCCTGTGCGAATTCTCTTTTTCGGGGAGCGGGAGGAGACCGGTTTCTCAGTCCGTGAGGTTGCCTCACGGCTGGAGTGCAATGTGGAAACGATACTTACCGCCGGGCGCAGCCGCCTGGAAACCCGTGAACCCTGGATTCGTTTCCAGCCTTCAATTCTTTCCGACAGCACGCTTTCTGCCAAAGCCGCCGCGCTCCTTGGAAGGGAATGGGATGTTATCTGGCTCGATTACGAGATCGAGGCGCTCGCTGAACCGATACGGCAGGCGCTGCTTGATCGCATACGGAGCGGCAGCGGTCTTTTATATGTAGGAAATAAAGGCGATATGCGTTCTCTCGTAACCAGTGGGAAGTTTGATGAGAAGCAGCTTGATAAGGTCTCGTACGGCGGCCCGGTAAAGCCACAATATGCCGGATTTATGGGCAAGGGCATCGTATTCGTCCTCCCGTCGCTGGATTCTGCGGCCACTATTCAGGAGGTCGGGGATTACTATGCCCAGGCGGTTCATACCCTGATTCTGGCTTCCGGTCATCAGAGCTCGTTGAGAGTGATCGGCAGGGAAAAACCTTCCCGGAACCTTGAGTTGGAAGCAATGTCTATCATGAATTTTCGGATAGAGATGATCACTTCCGGAAAAACCACCCCCCGCAGGGTGATTGTCCGTTACCGTGACCGGAACGGCAAGACTGCTCATGAATCTCTTGAAACCTACAGTATCGAAAATGGGAAAACCTTTCTTCGGGTACGATATCCGATGCTTCCGGTTGGAAGATATTCTTTGGATATATCGGTTTTCGAAGGGGAAAGCGTCGCCGCTCTGGCCGGAACTTCCATCAATGTTACCTCCGAGGAGACGATCTCTGATATCGTCGTTTGGGATCAGGGAGTACGGGTGGGGAAGTTTGTCAGCGGGAGCATAAAAACCACTCGTGAAATCAAAGAGGGTATGAATATTAAAGCCGAACTGCTCGATCAATGGGGAAGGCAGGCAGGTTTTTCCGAATTACAACCGGTTCCAGGCCGCAAGAGCGTAGATTTTACATTCAAGATCACCCGGCCCGCAAGAGGCGCTCTTACTCTGCGGGTAACTTTCTACAAAAACAATATAGTAGACCATGTGCTTGAAAAGCCCATACTGACAAAATACGAATATAATCCTGAGAGATTTTCCTTTATCGTCGGCGGGGATCGTTCATTCAAGCCCTGGCAACTTGACGGTTACGACCGCCTGATAGAAGAAGGGGTCACCGGTTTCGCCTTGGAAATGACCCCTGCCGATCCCGGTCATTTCTACAGAACAGCGGTGACCATCTCACGCCGTGGCACATCGGTGGTGCCGATTATTTATGCTGCTGATTTTTTCCACGGCCAGAAATCAGTTGGAGTTAAAAAAACCGGCGCCGGGAAATCCCGAAATCCCGTGAACATTGTTACGGCGGTCATGGATACCCTCCGAAACCTGGATATTCCCGCATGCTGGATCAACGCCGCTCTCCCCGATTCCACTCTTCTTCGTTCTGAGGCGCGAAAAACCGGCGACTTTGGGAAATGGCTTGATTCAGAACATTCCCGGATGGATGCTTCTTTCCGCGCCGCCGGTGAAATCGCCTCCGCGGCAGCCCGTATGGATTCCACGGCAAAAATAGGCATCTCCGGATACTCACGTTACCTTGAGGAGTTCACAGGATTACGCAGCTCTTCCGATCCGGAAGGTTACCCGGGGTTTACCATGTATCCTCAGGATGCCGGTACATGTTTTTCAGGTGACAGCGGGATGCTTCTTTCCCTGGCTTTATTCAAACAACCCGGCGGGATGAACTGTCTTATAACCGGCGGCGAGAGCTGGCGGCGGGGGAATGAGGCTCTGCTCCGGGCTGCTCCCTGGCAGAGCTTGTTCCTCGGTCTCAACGGCATCTGGTGGTCGAACGGGTTCGAAGGCGCCGAGGCCGCTCTTGCTCCCGGACTGACCGTAACGCCGGCCTTTTCTTTTGTTGCAGAAGAAACCCGTGAAATCATTGGCGGGATAGACCTGCTCCTTTCCGGCGCCAAACGGCATGGCGACGGTATCGCAATCGTATACAGCCCCATTTCCATCCTGGCGGCATGCGCAACGGAAGAACCCGGTTCACCTGCTTCCGCCGCGCCGGACGACTGCCTGGTTGAATATGAAAGAGCCGGCGCCGAAAAGGCAGACGGTATGGGAATGCAGCCTTATCGGGCCAATGCTGTTCTAAGGTCGGCGCATGCGTTTCTCCAGGCTTGTCTGGACGCCGGATACAGCCCTGCAGTGGTTTCTGAGGATCAGGTGAATACTGCCTGGCTAAAGAAGAACGGATTCCTGGTGCTCTTTCTCCCCTTCATGCAGTCGATAAGCGAGGAGACAGCCGTCCGGATAGAGGATTTTGCCCGGAGCGGGGGGACGGTGATTGCCGATGTACGAACCGGAATCATGGATGAACACCTCGCCATGCGTCATGCGGGCAGATTGGATTCTCTCTTTGGAGTAAACCGAATCCCGGAAAGAAAACTGAAGGAAACAGAGGGTGCTTTTCAGTTAAAAGGCATCGTGGATGGTTTGCCATCGGGCCTGGCAATCGATTCCTGCCGGGGGGAGACAGGTATTACCCCGGCCGGAGGGGCAAAAGCACTTGGTGAAATCGCCGGAGCGCCTGCGCTCATCGTCAACAGCGTATCCGGCGGAAAATCCGTGCTTCTTAATATGGGAATGGAATCCTACGAGCGGTTACGCATCAAGGGCGCCGAGGCTTCCCTGCGCACCCTTGTTTCCTGGTGCATACGGAACGGGGGCGCCAGCGCGCCGTCACTTTCACTCAGCGACAGCACGGGAAAACCCGCCCGCAGAATACAATCCACCGTATTCAGGGACGGAAACAGTTGGTACATCGGACTGCTCATGGAGCCGGGAACAGCCGGGATGCCGAACACCCGGAACCAGACCTGCCGCGTACAAACCGATAATCTGGCAAAATCGGCGTTTATTTATGATGTCCGCAGAGGCGCCTTCCTGGGAGGGGGGAATTCTTTCTCCGTGAACCTCCGTCCCGGGGAAGCAAAACTTTTTTCCTTGCTGCCCTACCGTGTCCAGGATATAGATATTAAACTGAAAAGCAATGTTATTAATCCCGGCGGGAGTATTCATTATCAGGTCAACATACAACCTCAAGATGCTGAAATAAAGCCCGGCCGTCACATTTTCCATGTTTCCGTTATTGGGCCTGACGGGAGTGAAAGAAAATTCTTTTCGGATTCCCTGGCTGCCCCGGAAGGGAGCATCGCGTCATCATTGGGAATTCTGCCTGTCGATCCCCCCGGAAGATGGAGATTGAAGGTAAAAGATATCGCTTCCGGGAAAAGCGTCGAGCGTGTCTTCATGGTTATGCCGGGAAACAAATAAAAATATTTGTCTGAACCTTGATTTACTTGATTGAAGGATTAACTTGATTTTTTTATAATCTTTCATCGGGGGCAGGAGAAGTTCTTTTGCCTGCTTTTCATCCCTTGCTCCCATTTATGGGGGAAAGGGACCGAGGGTTAGGGGGTTTTTACTTGGATACCCCGCAGCTTGCTGCGCGGTAATTCATTAGATAGATGTGATAAGTGGATTTTTTTTAGCATGAATTGCCAAAAATATTTTACTTGTTAATAATGTGCAGAACAGATTTATTTGCGTTATAGAAATAGAATTATGGTGCGGACGACCATGCTTTACACCCACGTGCTGAATAAGAATGGGCTCTAAGAAGGTATGGTTTTGTTATGCAGGGAGTTGTATGTAATATTGATCATTAAAGAAAGACATCGGCGTAATTTCAAAAGAATAGGAGAAAAAAACTGAGAATAATGAGTCCACAAAATAGAAAAGATATGCAGGAATTGTTCACAACGGCTGGGAACAATACTGACCGGATTGACGTCAAGATCAGCCTCCGGATTATCCAACTTTTTTCAGAGGGTTTATATTCCAGCCCTAACAAAGCAGTGGAAGAGCTCGTGTCTAATTCATTCGATGCAGGTGCTCAAAATGTCCATATCATTCTTTCCCCGGACTTACGTGATCCAGACGCAACCATCGTGGTCATTGATGATGGTGAAGGAATGGATGTTGATGGATTTAAACAACATTGGGTCATAGGCGAAAGCACGAGGCGTAAGAGCGCTGGCTCCCGGAGGCGAAAACCCATTGGGAAATTTGGTATTGGTAAGTTGTCCACATATGTGTTGGCTTCGAAACTAACTCATATCAGCAAGTCCGGTGACACTTACTATGCCGCCACGATGGATTATGCAAATCTGACCGGTAACGCTGAAGATGGCTCCAAAGGAGTTTTCGACGAACAGACGATCCAAATACCGCTACGAACACTTACGAAACAACAAGCTCAGGATGCAGTACGGCCATGGACACATGGAACAAAGGAAGGATATCAAGCGCTTTGCCTGTTTGGTGAAGATGCCAGTCCATCTTGGACTGTCTCTATTATGTCCGGGCTCAAGGAAATGGGAAAGAAGGTAAGTATTGGTCGTCTCAAATGGGTTTTGCAAACAGCCATGCCTCAGCGCGCTGACTTTCGCCTTTTTCTTGATGGGGATCCAATAACACCTCCGGAAATAGATGAGCCTTTGGCGAAACTGGTCATAGGCAAAGACGTGATCGAAATGCCAACGCCTTGCCCTGAAGGGCTCATTGCACGGGAGGACACAAGCGAATCAGAAAATTCTGTTCATCGATATGGCGTTTATCATGATAGATTATTGGGTCGAATCACTGGATACATCGAAATATTCAAGGATCAACTCGACTCGGGAAAAGCGAGATTTGGACAGAGCAATGGTTTTTTCGTCTATGTACATGAAAGACAGGTGAATGTAGACGATCTGGGATTTGGCATAGAACGCAACCTACTTCGACATGGCACCTTCTCAAGGTTCCGAATGGTTGTCCACATTGACAGCTTGGATGAGGCGCTAAGATCTTCCCGGGAATCCTTCCAACAAGGCGACCTATATAAAGAAGCGCAGAACTTTCTGCGTGCCGGCTTCAATCTAGCCCGCAGCAAACTCGTTGAACATGACCGCTCACAAACTCCTGCGGCCCTGATCTCTGTACGCATCTCCTCTGCGCCGGGAAGTATGACCCGAAGGCCGTTATTGTCGCTAGCTCAAATGGTTGCGGAGAATAAGGCCACTCCTTTCTATCTGCGTTTTCCTTCTGGACTCTCTGCTAAGGCACAGGCTGAGTTCTTGGAGGAGTTGAAGCAACAAGCAGAAGGAGCAGGCGATTTGCTTCGCTCCACGGAATTCAGTGCTCTCGATTCGAAGGATGGTTTGGCGATTTTCGACGTCCAGCAACGTAAGTTGCTTATTAATTCCTCTCATCCGTTTGTTGCTGCTTTTCAAGAGTTCTTCACAGATGCTCGTCGTAGTCTTCCGCTCGAAATGTTTGCGATGTCTGAGATTTTCGTCGAGGCCCAAATGTATGATATGGGATTTGATGAAAGTGATATCCGCGATGTGGTCAGTAGACGCGATGAACTACTGAGGCTGTTTGTCAGGTCTTCATCTCGTCGAACACCAGGAATGATCGCGCTTTCTCTTCTTGATGCAAGAGACAACGAGGCCGACCTTGAGATCGAGACACGCGCAGCATTTGAGGCGATAGGATTTGATAATGTTATCCGTATAGGAGGGAGAGATAATCCTGATGGTACTGCAGAGGCGTATCTGGCAGCGGACGAAGATGGAATTCCTCAGAGATACAAGGTAGGTCTTGAAGCAAAGAGTGGAAAGTATGTTAGTGCTAAGGAATTAGGAATTTCGGGGCTTGCACGGCACATGGAGGACCACAAGTGTGACCACCATGTTGTGGTGGGCAATCAGTTCGCCACATCGCGCGGTGAACTATCTGCTTCAGTTCGTGAAATACGGAACCACTGCAAGGCAACCGGAAAGACGATAACACTTATGTACATCGATGATCTTGCACGTTTAGTAAGAATTGTATCTGCGAAGAGGATTGGCGGCCTTAAGCGGATTCGAGAGCTTTTCAAGAAATGCATCACACCTGATCAGACCAAAAAGTGGATCGATTCTCTTGAGAAGGAGGAAGCGCAGAATGCTCCATACCGAGAGATACTCGAGACCGTGTGGCTTCTTGCAAAGGAACAGCCTAACGAACCAGTTGAGTATGCCGCAGTGATAACTGAACTTAGACATCGCGAACCACCAGTCAAAATGACAAAACCCGATCTCATTGAATGTTGCAAAGCGATGCATGTTTTGGCTAGTGGCGTTGTCTTCGCTAGGAAAAATAGCATCGAAATCGAAAGACGACCAGACATGATTCTGGAAGATATCAGGGCTGCGGTTGGCGAGTACCCAGAAGAAGAAAGAAAGACGATCCATATATGAAATCCGCAATCCAAAAAGCTCATATCCGTCCTGTTCATCCATTTCCTGCACGGATGGCTCCATCCATTGTCTGGGACTCCCTTCCAGATACTGATATTCCATTAAAAATCCTTGATCCGATGTCCGGGTCAGGAACAACGCTTGTATGTGCAAGAGCGAAAGGTCATTATGCAATAGGGTGTGACACCGACCCCCTCGCATTGCTTATAGCGAACGTTTGGTGCTCAGATGTTGACACAGAAAAGGTGAATTATCACGCAATCCGTGTCCTGGAACAAGCAAAAAATCTAGCGGATCAAATAGAATACGAAAAGGCATATACTTATGGGTCGAATGAAGAAACTCGTCGATTCATCGATTTCTGGTTCGACGATGAGAATCGTCGTCAACTGACTGCTCTCTCAACTTGCATCACGCGAGTTAACGCCGAAAGCGAGAGAATATTACTTTGGTGTGCTTTCTCACGTCTGATTATCACCAAATCCACCGGCGTTTCTCTTGCTATGGATGTATCGCATAGTCGACCTCACAAAGTCTATCAGATAGCTCCAATTCGCCCATTTGATAAATTTTTAGAAGCGGTTGAGTATATTGTCAAAAACGCACCATTTCATATTAGTGATAAATCTGAAATGAAAAGCCCTAATGTTGATATTCGCCCCGCGGATGCAAGACGTTTACCTATCGACTCGAAAAGTGTAGATATGATTATTACATCTCCTCCCTATCTCAACGCTATTGATTATTTGCGTGGACATAAGCTCTCTCTTGTATGGATGGGACATTCTATAGCAAATATCAGAAATCTTCGCTCTGCAAATATAGGTTCAGAGATATCA contains:
- a CDS encoding transposase; the encoded protein is MGYFSEIGRPSLDCRLVIGVLFLKHMTGFSDEEIIKLVNENTCRRSVGWIILRPSL
- a CDS encoding transposase codes for the protein MQAFCGLDYFATEPLMDSSSLSKVRKRLGAKYFAELERDTYQVLIERKIIRGKGMLLDATVFPEYVRYPTDTGLLNEAREWTVKQIKRLGNALGEKVRTYCRKARQDYLNFSKKKSRSRKLIQKTKKSLVQYLRRNVNQMKSLVEKARRQGIKIENKVLDRLEVVCTVLDQQFEMYRCKTSRIHDRIVSLHRPWTRPIVRGKTGDKKVEFGPKASLSYVDGFVFLDHISSDNFAEADRVDAQIEHYEGLFGHKPPYVTADKIYGNRGNRELLKEHEIRDAFEPLGRKARNQNPSNRWRKQKQRERNRIEGSFGHAKNHFDLDTIKSSRAAPKSGSAWDCWE
- a CDS encoding HD domain-containing phosphohydrolase — encoded protein: MKMGKLTGKEFEVIKTHTMIGSNILANSDAEVIQMAQKIALSHHEKWNGMGYIYGLAGEKVELAGRIVCLADCFDALISKRPYKDPYPVEVACDIIINDRGKHFDPQIVDIFLNNVDELVKIKKDVDSSENVPLSELLWGGRVQL
- a CDS encoding beta-galactosidase trimerization domain-containing protein; translated protein: MKPFFFSIFFHFFLVFSAHALDLESASAPFSGIELSTLKQRSYPIASPLQGGPVRILFFGEREETGFSVREVASRLECNVETILTAGRSRLETREPWIRFQPSILSDSTLSAKAAALLGREWDVIWLDYEIEALAEPIRQALLDRIRSGSGLLYVGNKGDMRSLVTSGKFDEKQLDKVSYGGPVKPQYAGFMGKGIVFVLPSLDSAATIQEVGDYYAQAVHTLILASGHQSSLRVIGREKPSRNLELEAMSIMNFRIEMITSGKTTPRRVIVRYRDRNGKTAHESLETYSIENGKTFLRVRYPMLPVGRYSLDISVFEGESVAALAGTSINVTSEETISDIVVWDQGVRVGKFVSGSIKTTREIKEGMNIKAELLDQWGRQAGFSELQPVPGRKSVDFTFKITRPARGALTLRVTFYKNNIVDHVLEKPILTKYEYNPERFSFIVGGDRSFKPWQLDGYDRLIEEGVTGFALEMTPADPGHFYRTAVTISRRGTSVVPIIYAADFFHGQKSVGVKKTGAGKSRNPVNIVTAVMDTLRNLDIPACWINAALPDSTLLRSEARKTGDFGKWLDSEHSRMDASFRAAGEIASAAARMDSTAKIGISGYSRYLEEFTGLRSSSDPEGYPGFTMYPQDAGTCFSGDSGMLLSLALFKQPGGMNCLITGGESWRRGNEALLRAAPWQSLFLGLNGIWWSNGFEGAEAALAPGLTVTPAFSFVAEETREIIGGIDLLLSGAKRHGDGIAIVYSPISILAACATEEPGSPASAAPDDCLVEYERAGAEKADGMGMQPYRANAVLRSAHAFLQACLDAGYSPAVVSEDQVNTAWLKKNGFLVLFLPFMQSISEETAVRIEDFARSGGTVIADVRTGIMDEHLAMRHAGRLDSLFGVNRIPERKLKETEGAFQLKGIVDGLPSGLAIDSCRGETGITPAGGAKALGEIAGAPALIVNSVSGGKSVLLNMGMESYERLRIKGAEASLRTLVSWCIRNGGASAPSLSLSDSTGKPARRIQSTVFRDGNSWYIGLLMEPGTAGMPNTRNQTCRVQTDNLAKSAFIYDVRRGAFLGGGNSFSVNLRPGEAKLFSLLPYRVQDIDIKLKSNVINPGGSIHYQVNIQPQDAEIKPGRHIFHVSVIGPDGSERKFFSDSLAAPEGSIASSLGILPVDPPGRWRLKVKDIASGKSVERVFMVMPGNK
- a CDS encoding ATP-binding protein, whose translation is MQELFTTAGNNTDRIDVKISLRIIQLFSEGLYSSPNKAVEELVSNSFDAGAQNVHIILSPDLRDPDATIVVIDDGEGMDVDGFKQHWVIGESTRRKSAGSRRRKPIGKFGIGKLSTYVLASKLTHISKSGDTYYAATMDYANLTGNAEDGSKGVFDEQTIQIPLRTLTKQQAQDAVRPWTHGTKEGYQALCLFGEDASPSWTVSIMSGLKEMGKKVSIGRLKWVLQTAMPQRADFRLFLDGDPITPPEIDEPLAKLVIGKDVIEMPTPCPEGLIAREDTSESENSVHRYGVYHDRLLGRITGYIEIFKDQLDSGKARFGQSNGFFVYVHERQVNVDDLGFGIERNLLRHGTFSRFRMVVHIDSLDEALRSSRESFQQGDLYKEAQNFLRAGFNLARSKLVEHDRSQTPAALISVRISSAPGSMTRRPLLSLAQMVAENKATPFYLRFPSGLSAKAQAEFLEELKQQAEGAGDLLRSTEFSALDSKDGLAIFDVQQRKLLINSSHPFVAAFQEFFTDARRSLPLEMFAMSEIFVEAQMYDMGFDESDIRDVVSRRDELLRLFVRSSSRRTPGMIALSLLDARDNEADLEIETRAAFEAIGFDNVIRIGGRDNPDGTAEAYLAADEDGIPQRYKVGLEAKSGKYVSAKELGISGLARHMEDHKCDHHVVVGNQFATSRGELSASVREIRNHCKATGKTITLMYIDDLARLVRIVSAKRIGGLKRIRELFKKCITPDQTKKWIDSLEKEEAQNAPYREILETVWLLAKEQPNEPVEYAAVITELRHREPPVKMTKPDLIECCKAMHVLASGVVFARKNSIEIERRPDMILEDIRAAVGEYPEEERKTIHI